A single window of Lacerta agilis isolate rLacAgi1 chromosome 12, rLacAgi1.pri, whole genome shotgun sequence DNA harbors:
- the LOC117056022 gene encoding zinc finger protein 814-like has product MANDGASKACREERTGQAEYLETLRDESEEVVTQHGDTGRTPEQLPLSARTQGDPAKDEPLLHIEHGQSPASPACSQRPAVAPKQYKCGECGKRFRLEGLLRMHQEIATRKMSFSCSACGLCFMSPLSLRMHQRMHLPATADDEKASPGKNRLSAQQGVHAPEKLHQCADCGDRFRRFLDVLRHQKSHEEARPRPCVQCEASFMHRIDLAVHEEGHLEEDLKRHNRRRRKCLCKHAFRLHFASLLGRGARGSQAASRDPERPHQGKDAREETLYPCTRCGLLVKQEENVEVHYRYCRKQWQQKPPLNDSSPIALPGEHREASEKQGVAQPAYEDSRGDTGLPRPPLRASSAQHSCPECGKHFASKGSLRRHKRKQHRRSVAHTGGGPATARATKKLYKCQECGRKLLYKWQVAAHQQGHAEGKSFICHRCGESFGFKDGLRKHRRACAAGGARGGAALGEARLLCCCGKSLSKLHFSNHQKFHAGLRYMCLLCGKLSSFQSSAIAHRRSHVQRGQLLMGRGSKLLSHTIEKVYVPLGPQLQNPEETGQPSDALSTGQLPFRQEAPAEGGKSPRRKWKLKSPQNTLPRPFRCRDCGKDFAYLARLLSHRKKHTGDFPFQCAECGKAFISSSYLSLHWKIHTKESA; this is encoded by the exons ATGG cAAACGATGGGGCCTCAAAGGCATGTCGTGAGGAGCGCACAGGGCAGGCGGAATATCTCGAGACGCTACGTGACGAGTCTGAGGAGGTTGTGACCCAACACGGTGATACGGGGCGCACCCCCGAGCAGTTGCCTTTGTCGGCCAGAACACAAGGGGACCCTGCAAAGGATGAGCCTCTTTTGCACATCGAACATGGGCAAAGCCCGGCAAGCCCGGCCTGCTCCCAGAGGCCTGCCGTTGCACCGAAACAGTATAAATGCGGGGAATGTGGCAAGAGGTTCCGGTTGGAAGGGCTGCTTCGAATGCATCAGGAGATCGCCACGAGGAAGATGTCCTTTTCTTGCTCTGCCTGTGGGCTGTGCTTCATGAGCCCTTTGTCTCTGAGGATGCACCAGCGAATGCACCTTCCGGCCACGGCGGACGATGAGAAGGCCTCTCCCGGGAAGAACCGGCTGAGCGCGCAGCAAGGCGTCCACGCTCCCGAGAAGTTGCATCAGTGCGCCGACTGCGGGGACCGATTCCGTAGGTTCCTGGACGTCCTCCGGCACCAGAAAAGCCACGAGGAGGCGAGGCCCCGGCCGTGCGTCCAGTGCGAGGCCTCGTTCATGCACCGGATCGACCTCGCAGTGCACGAGGAGGGTCACTTGGAGGAAGATCTGAAGAGGCACAATCGGCGCAGGCGGAAGTGCCTCTGCAAGCACGCCTTCCGGCTGCACTTCGCATCGCTGCTTGGGCGTGGCGCTCGGGGAAGCCAGGCCGCCTCGCGGGACCCCGAGCGGCCGCACCAGGGCAAAGATGCCAGAGAGGAGACACTGTATCCCTGCACCAGGTGTGGGCTGCTGGTCAAGCAGGAAGAGAACGTCGAGGTACATTACAGgtactgcaggaagcagtggcagcagaagCCCCCGCTAAACGACTCCTCCCCAATCGCTCTGCCGGGGGAACACCGGGAGGCTAGCGAGAAGCAAGGGGTCGCCCAACCGGCCTACGAGGACAGCCGCGGCGATACGGGGCTCCCTCGCCCTCCCTTGCGAGCCTCCTCCGCTCAGCACTCTTGCCCGGAGTGCGGCAAACATTTCGCCTCCAAGGGCAGCCTCCGCAGACACAAGCGGAAGCAGCACCGCAGGAGCGTGGCCCACACGGGCGGCGGCCCCGCCACGGCTCGCGCGACAAAGAAGCTGTACAAATGCCAGGAGTGCGGGAGGAAGCTGCTCTACAAGTGGCAGGTGGCTGCTCACCAGCAAGGCCACGCCGAGGGGAAGAGTTTCATATGCCACCGCTGTGGGGAAAGCTTCGGGTTCAAGGACGGTTTGCGGAAACACCGCCGTGCGTGCGCGGCAGGAGGGGCACGCGGAGGCGCCGCGCTGGGCGAGGCCAGGCTGCTTTGCTGTTGCGGGAAGAGCTTGTCGAAGTTGCATTTTTCCAACCATCAAAAGTTCCACGCAGGGCTGAGGTACATGTGCCTTCTCTGCGGGAAGCTGTCGAGCTTCCAGAGCTCAGCCATTGCGCATCGCCGCAGCCACGTCCAAAGGGGGCAGCTGCTCATGGGAAGGGGCTCCAAGCTCCTTTCCCACACGATAGAAAAGGTGTACGTTCCTCTGGGGCCGCAGCTGCAGAATCCAGAGGAGACGGGGCAGCCCAGCGATGCCTTATCGACCGGCCAGCTTCCCTTCCGGCAGGAGGCCCCGGCGGAGGGTGGGAAGAGCCCGCGGCGGAAATGGAAGCTTAAATCTCCCCAGAACACCCTTCCGAGGCCCTTCAGGTGCAGGGACTGCGGCAAAGACTTCGCCTACCTAGCTCGCCTGCTGTCACACCGCAAGAAACACACGGGCGACTTCCCCTTCCAGTGTGCCGAATGTGGCAAGGCCTTCATCAGCAGCAGTTACCTCAGCCTGCACTGGAAAATACACACCAAAGAGAGTGCATGA
- the LOC117056160 gene encoding KRAB domain-containing protein 1-like, producing MPAREGTGCASQATVRFEDVILYFSKSEWKSLAKWQKELYWEVLTDNYEALLVAGRPVTRAEFVLWLEQCERLDIERTQESRVRDPAGNVSASEWKLKVE from the exons ATGCCTGCCCGGGAAGGAACAGGCTGCGCGTCGCAG GCAACAGTGAGGTTTGAGGACGTCATTCTTTATTTCTCCAAGAGCGAGTGGAAGTCCCTAGCCAAGTGGCAGAAGGAACTGTACTGGGAAGTGTTGACAGATAACTATGAAGCTTTGCTCGTTGCAG GGCGACCGGTCACCAGAGCGGAATTTGTGTTGTGGCTTGAGCAGTGTGAACGTCTGGACATCGAAAGGACCCAGGAATCTAGAGTCAGAGACCCTGCTGGAAATGTTTCTGCAAGTGAGTGGAAATTAAAAGTGGAATGA